A DNA window from Vigna angularis cultivar LongXiaoDou No.4 chromosome 1, ASM1680809v1, whole genome shotgun sequence contains the following coding sequences:
- the LOC108318855 gene encoding glycosyltransferase family protein 64 C3, producing the protein MQFHLRESTSINPLKQNTNNETHTLPQKMASPLATAILLAALFGVVSITKSAVPHECAAARNQNHQALRRDRVTVLMNGFSESRIPLLHSLAVAYSLSPIVSSVLVLWGNPSTASSVLHQLARNLSLSTSSSPISLLLQPSASLNNRFLPRPDHISTDAVLICDDDVEVDSKSLEFAFRVWEKNPNRLVGLFARSHDIDLNRREWVYTVHPDRFSIVLTKFMLLRARYLFLYTCVGGAGMARARGIVDAVRNCEDVLMNLVVAEEAQVGPLLVGAKRVRDYGDARNDGEEEVRVGLSSRKGEHRKRRGWCIGEFHRVLGRMPLRYSYGKVVDDVGEQGLCYKGGKIVFCDQS; encoded by the coding sequence ATGCAATTCCACTTACGTGAGTCAACGTCAATCAACCCACTTAAACAAAACACCAATAACGAAACTCACACACTGCCGCAAAAAATGGCTTCTCCGTTAGCTACGGCCATCCTCCTCGCCGCCCTATTCGGCGTGGTTTCGATCACGAAATCCGCAGTCCCACACGAATGCGCGGCAGCACGGAATCAGAACCACCAGGCCCTCCGTCGCGACAGAGTCACCGTTCTGATGAACGGCTTCTCGGAGTCGCGCATCCCCCTCCTCCATTCCCTGGCTGTGGCATACTCCCTCTCCCCCATTGTCTCCTCCGTGCTTGTCCTCTGGGGAAATCCCTCCACAGCGTCAAGTGTTCTCCACCAACTTGCCCGCAACCTCTCCCTCTCCACTTCCTCCTCGCCCATCTCGCTTCTACTCCAACCCTCCGCCAGCCTCAACAACCGCTTTCTCCCCCGTCCTGACCACATCTCCACCGACGCCGTTTTGATCTGCGACGACGACGTGGAGGTGGACTCAAAGTCGTTGGAATTCGCGTTTCGCGTGTGGGAGAAAAACCCCAACCGGCTAGTGGGACTCTTCGCCCGGTCCCATGACATCGATCTGAACCGGAGGGAGTGGGTCTACACGGTTCACCCGGACCGGTTCTCCATTGTGCTCACAAAGTTCATGCTTCTGAGAGCCCGGTACCTGTTCCTGTACACGTGCGTGGGTGGGGCCGGCATGGCCCGCGCGCGGGGGATCGTGGACGCGGTGCGGAACTGTGAAGATGTGTTGATGAACTTGGTGGTGGCAGAGGAGGCACAGGTGGGTCCATTGCTGGTGGGGGCGAAGAGAGTGAGGGATTACGGGGACGCGAGGAACGACGGGGAGGAAGAGGTGAGGGTGGGGTTGAGTAGTAGGAAAGGGGAGCACAGGAAGAGAAGAGGGTGGTGCATTGGGGAGTTTCATAGGGTTTTGGGGAGAATGCCTTTGAGGTATAGCTATGGCAAGGTCGTTGATGATGTTGGGGAACAGGGCTTGTGTTACAAAGGTGGCAAGATTGTCTTCTGTGATCAATCATGA